One part of the Clostridia bacterium genome encodes these proteins:
- a CDS encoding ASCH domain-containing protein: protein MKYLSVDLEACNTFVKGSVFSVGMVLADENFNILFKRNYLINPLCRFAMKFRKPIEFGITKDDVADKPTFAEMRDEFASYLEDPDTVVMAHSANNDMFMFNEACKRAKVKPFTLRFICTQMIYSAVYNVENGIGLDKVAVRLGRDQFTHHRADDDAEMALYLLKHCLEKTGLSYPEMIEKFGITPGKMLNGSFISMKCDELTNLRILRRRQAYAQQKKWQREVKKGIVPVMHLIPRQFDLMKCNSKTLEIRTLDEKRKQIKVGDAIYFVRESQKPQVLKTIVTAIDTFASFDEVYSAFDPSALGFRGASLMEFLETMYEIYSDTREYEDGVVVFHVEVAKE, encoded by the coding sequence ATGAAGTACTTATCGGTCGATCTCGAAGCATGCAATACGTTCGTTAAAGGCAGCGTTTTCAGCGTTGGTATGGTCCTTGCGGACGAGAATTTCAATATCCTTTTCAAACGCAATTATTTGATCAATCCGCTTTGTCGTTTTGCAATGAAATTCCGCAAACCCATCGAGTTCGGGATCACGAAAGACGACGTCGCGGATAAGCCGACTTTTGCGGAAATGCGTGATGAATTCGCGTCTTATCTCGAAGATCCCGACACCGTCGTTATGGCGCACTCCGCGAATAACGATATGTTTATGTTCAACGAGGCTTGCAAAAGGGCGAAAGTAAAGCCTTTTACCTTGCGTTTTATTTGCACGCAGATGATCTATTCCGCCGTCTATAACGTCGAAAACGGGATCGGGCTCGATAAAGTCGCCGTTCGGCTCGGGCGCGATCAGTTTACCCATCACAGAGCGGACGACGACGCGGAAATGGCTTTATACCTCTTGAAGCATTGCTTGGAAAAAACGGGATTGTCTTACCCCGAAATGATCGAAAAATTCGGGATCACGCCCGGAAAAATGCTAAACGGGTCTTTTATCTCGATGAAATGCGACGAACTGACGAATCTGCGGATCCTTCGCCGCCGGCAAGCCTATGCGCAGCAAAAGAAATGGCAGCGCGAAGTAAAGAAGGGGATCGTTCCCGTTATGCATCTGATCCCGCGGCAGTTCGATTTGATGAAATGCAATTCCAAGACGCTCGAAATCCGAACGCTTGATGAAAAAAGGAAGCAGATCAAAGTCGGCGACGCGATTTATTTCGTTCGCGAGAGTCAAAAACCCCAAGTCCTGAAAACGATCGTTACGGCGATCGACACCTTCGCTTCGTTCGACGAAGTTTATTCCGCGTTCGACCCGTCCGCGCTCGGATTCCGCGGCGCGAGTTTGATGGAATTTCTCGAAACGATGTACGAGATTTATTCGGACACGCGCGAGTACGAAGACGGGGTCGTCGTCTTCCACGTGGAGGTGGCGAAAGAGTAG